One genomic window of Magnolia sinica isolate HGM2019 chromosome 3, MsV1, whole genome shotgun sequence includes the following:
- the LOC131240575 gene encoding uncharacterized protein LOC131240575, producing MHRSLPESWAQIKRILNHTDSITTFRDFCGHLVREVDMNAIQPGSAKAFVAETHKRKANNKRFKARKKTKKNNQEQKTTTPAPNLKKGNGKKKQKKTNVICFVCENSGHYARQCAHKKTAQQST from the exons atgcaccgttccttgcctgaatcttgggcccaaatcaaaagaattctgaaccatactgattcaatcactacgttcagagacttttgtggccacttggtacgtgaggttgatatgaatgcaattcagccaggttcggccaaggcctttgtagcagagacccataagcgaaaagctaataataaacggttcaaagctcgcaagaagacgaagaagaataatcaagaacagaagaccacaacacctgctccaaatctcaagaaggggaatggaaagaagaagcagaaaaagacaaatgtaatctgctttgtctgtgaaaattctggccattatgctcggcagtgtgcccacaaaaagacg gcgcaacaaagcacgtga